The DNA window TTAGGATCTAGTGATAATTTTTGACAAGCCTCAATTTTTGATACTGGAGAAAATTTTTTGACATCTACCCCATTACCTACTACTTTAATTTTTTTAGAATCAGCACCTAGCTTTACTACATATTGCTTTAATGAATCGGCTACTGAAAATACTCGTGCTGCATTTTTAAGCCCTTGAAGCATAAAGTAGCGGCGAAGAAAAAAGCGGGATAGAGGAACTTCAGTACCTCGTAACGTAATAGTTACAGGAACCTTAAACCATTTCCCAAGTAAGGTAGCTCCATAGCCATCAGGATAGGCAAAATGAGAATCAATAATGTTAAAGCGTGGACGTAATCGCCATAAAATAGGAACAGAGCAAATTGCCATGGACCATCCATCTAGCCATCTGCCATAGCCAGGGATAGAAAAAAAACGAGGATAATATACTTCAACCCCATCAACCCCATCTTGTATTTCCTGTTTAGGTATAGGAGGACGAAAGCTAGGGCGAAATCGTCTTAGAATGCTTTGAAATGGAAACCAAGGCGTAGGTGAAACAACTACAATAGGTAAATACTTACCCACTCGAAACATTCGCTCACGAATAAAAACCCCAGCAGTTGGTCGAGCTGAGCTGGGAAAAAGAGTTGTGAAAATAAGAAGTTTTGGACCGCCCTTATTCATTATTACTCAATCAAGGAGTTATAGATACTTTGATAGCCTGAAACACTTTTTGCCCAAGTTCTCTCTGTTTCTACAAATTCTCGTGCTGTTTTACTTATCCTTGTCCAGCCATCACGGCTTCTAATGATATGAGCTAGGAATTCTACTAATGTCTCTGGGCTATCCGGTGGAAATAAGAACCCTGTTTTTTTATCTTCAATGAGTTCTCGGTGACCTCCAATATTAGAGGCAGCAACCAATCTGCCTTGTGCCATAGCTTCTAAAGGTTTAAGAGGTGTAACTAATTCAGTTAAACGCATGGAT is part of the Candidatus Nitrosacidococcus sp. I8 genome and encodes:
- a CDS encoding glycosyltransferase, translating into MNKGGPKLLIFTTLFPSSARPTAGVFIRERMFRVGKYLPIVVVSPTPWFPFQSILRRFRPSFRPPIPKQEIQDGVDGVEVYYPRFFSIPGYGRWLDGWSMAICSVPILWRLRPRFNIIDSHFAYPDGYGATLLGKWFKVPVTITLRGTEVPLSRFFLRRYFMLQGLKNAARVFSVADSLKQYVVKLGADSKKIKVVGNGVDVKKFSPVSKIEACQKLSLDPNGVFLISVGGLVERKGFHRVIEVLPALRKKFPNLQYLIVGGSGPEGDMSVQLRQQVQDLRLDGVVHFLGSIAAKDLKWPLSAADIFVLSTRNEGWANVFLEAMACELPVITTDVGGNREVISDSKYGMIVPFGDSKALESALDTALSQSWDRESIRTYAGANQWEYRVSTLVGEFKKLAN